A genomic segment from Pseudoxanthomonas sp. CF385 encodes:
- a CDS encoding protein tyrosine phosphatase family protein, whose translation MTPFARLFALAVLILAGTPGYAGDFAQPKAGLHTGGQPTAEDLQRLKHEGVRTVIDLRGPQEARGFDEAREAEALGMAYIALPISGKDDISAEKAKALHTLLQDREGGVLLHCASGNRVGALLALGAAQIDGLPADEALALGRAAGLKSLEPVVVEQLATPSPVETQ comes from the coding sequence ATGACACCGTTTGCGCGCTTGTTCGCCCTCGCTGTCCTCATCCTGGCCGGCACACCGGGATACGCCGGCGACTTCGCCCAACCGAAGGCCGGCCTGCACACGGGCGGGCAGCCGACCGCCGAAGACCTGCAGCGCTTGAAGCACGAAGGCGTGCGCACCGTCATCGACCTGCGGGGGCCGCAGGAAGCGCGTGGCTTCGATGAGGCCCGCGAGGCCGAAGCGTTGGGCATGGCCTACATCGCGCTGCCGATCAGCGGCAAGGACGACATCAGCGCGGAGAAGGCCAAGGCTCTGCACACATTGCTGCAGGATCGCGAAGGCGGCGTGCTGCTGCATTGCGCCTCCGGTAACCGCGTCGGTGCCCTGCTCGCACTGGGCGCGGCGCAGATCGACGGTTTGCCCGCGGACGAGGCACTGGCGCTGGGTCGCGCCGCCGGGTTGAAGTCGCTGGAACCGGTGGTGGTAGAGCAGCTCGCCACCCCCTCGCCGGTCGAAACGCAGTAA
- a CDS encoding prolyl oligopeptidase family serine peptidase — protein MRLIVLTAVLFALTGNAMAAPAAPVERKHVGNRVSENVPEIPGDLLERLNRYQNTRGAALAGWTKDGCLLIGTRFAETNQAHRVCQPLGMREQLTFYPEPVAGLTPAPPQAWRDGFVFAKDKGGDEFSQLYWFDAQTRSTTLLTDGKRSQNSGTVINRDGTLLAYASTARNGTDRDIWLRDTRAGTSRLLLSAGGSWSPLDFSPDGKELLVSRYVSATESYPGAVDLATGKLETFPVDGGKAAFGRFAYALSGTGVYFISDEPVAGQPSEFSRLRFHDPATGKLEVLTADVPWDVEDFALSHDGRHLVYFTNEDGIGKAHLLALPSHRPVALPELPVGVVDGGEFSPDGTRLAITLNTSTSPSDVYVIGLADRSLVRWTQSEVGGLDTMKFVSPSLVRYPTFDQVGGKPRTIPAFYYVPAKVPAGRRLPVIISIHGGPEGQSVPSFNAGTQFLVNELGVAVIVPNVRGSTGYGKTFLSLDNADKREDSVKDIGALLDWIAQQPELDASRVGVVGGSYGGYMVLASLTHYSDRIRAGIDVVGISDFTTFLTHTESYRRDLRRAEYGDERDPAMKAVFDRISPLRNAARIKAPLFVAQGRNDPRVPYTEAEQIAKAVRASGEPVWFLMFDDEGHGFRKKSNADYFGAASILFWQQHLLD, from the coding sequence ATGCGCCTGATCGTCTTGACCGCCGTCCTCTTCGCCCTCACGGGTAACGCGATGGCGGCCCCAGCCGCGCCCGTCGAACGCAAGCACGTGGGCAACCGCGTCAGCGAGAACGTGCCGGAGATCCCGGGCGATCTGCTGGAACGCCTCAATCGCTACCAGAACACGCGTGGCGCAGCGTTGGCCGGATGGACCAAGGACGGCTGCCTGCTGATCGGCACCCGCTTCGCCGAAACCAACCAGGCGCACCGCGTCTGCCAGCCGCTCGGCATGCGGGAGCAGCTGACGTTCTATCCCGAGCCGGTCGCCGGCCTCACGCCTGCGCCGCCGCAGGCCTGGCGCGACGGCTTCGTGTTCGCCAAGGACAAGGGCGGCGACGAGTTCTCGCAGCTCTACTGGTTCGATGCGCAGACCCGCTCGACCACGTTGTTGACCGACGGCAAGCGCAGCCAGAACAGCGGCACCGTGATCAACCGCGACGGCACGCTGCTCGCCTACGCCAGCACCGCACGCAACGGCACCGATCGCGACATCTGGCTGCGCGACACCCGTGCGGGCACGAGTCGCCTGCTGCTGTCCGCCGGCGGTTCGTGGAGCCCGCTGGATTTCTCGCCCGATGGCAAGGAGCTGCTGGTATCGCGCTACGTATCCGCCACCGAGTCCTATCCGGGCGCAGTGGACCTGGCCACGGGCAAGCTGGAGACGTTCCCGGTGGATGGCGGCAAGGCGGCGTTCGGCCGCTTCGCCTATGCGCTCTCCGGCACGGGCGTCTATTTCATTTCCGACGAGCCCGTCGCGGGCCAGCCCAGCGAGTTCAGTCGCCTGCGCTTCCACGATCCGGCCACCGGCAAACTCGAGGTACTGACCGCCGACGTGCCGTGGGACGTCGAGGATTTCGCGCTGTCGCACGATGGCAGGCACCTGGTGTACTTCACCAACGAGGACGGCATCGGCAAGGCGCACCTGCTGGCGTTGCCCAGCCATCGCCCCGTCGCCTTGCCGGAGTTGCCGGTGGGCGTCGTCGACGGCGGCGAGTTCTCGCCGGACGGCACGCGCCTGGCGATCACGCTGAACACCTCCACCTCGCCCAGCGACGTCTACGTGATCGGTCTGGCCGACCGCTCACTGGTGCGCTGGACGCAGAGTGAAGTGGGTGGCCTCGATACGATGAAGTTCGTGTCGCCTTCGCTGGTGCGCTATCCCACGTTCGATCAGGTGGGCGGCAAGCCGCGCACCATCCCGGCGTTCTACTACGTGCCGGCCAAAGTGCCGGCCGGCCGCCGGCTGCCCGTCATCATCAGCATCCACGGTGGGCCCGAAGGGCAATCCGTGCCTTCGTTCAATGCGGGCACGCAGTTCCTGGTGAACGAACTGGGCGTGGCGGTGATCGTGCCGAACGTGCGCGGCTCCACCGGCTACGGCAAGACGTTCCTGTCGCTGGACAACGCCGACAAGCGCGAGGATTCGGTCAAGGACATCGGCGCGCTGCTGGACTGGATCGCGCAACAGCCGGAACTGGACGCTTCGCGCGTGGGCGTGGTGGGCGGCAGCTACGGCGGCTACATGGTGCTCGCCTCGCTGACGCATTACAGCGACCGCATCCGCGCCGGCATCGACGTCGTCGGCATCTCCGACTTCACCACCTTCCTGACCCACACCGAAAGCTACCGGCGCGACCTGCGCCGTGCCGAGTACGGCGACGAGCGCGATCCGGCGATGAAGGCGGTGTTCGACCGCATCTCGCCGCTGCGCAACGCGGCGCGGATCAAGGCGCCGCTGTTCGTCGCCCAGGGCCGCAACGATCCGCGCGTGCCGTACACCGAAGCCGAACAGATCGCCAAGGCCGTGCGCGCGAGCGGCGAGCCGGTGTGGTTCCTGATGTTCGACGATGAGGGCCACGGCTTCCGCAAGAAGAGCAACGCGGACTACTTCGGTGCGGCGAGCATCCTGTTCTGGCAGCAGCATCTGCTGGATTGA
- the dnaG gene encoding DNA primase gives MARIPDAFIDELLARTDIVEVVGGRVPLKRQGKEYSACCPFHDERSPSFTVSPTKQFYHCFGCGAHGTALSFLMNYDRLEFLDAVEELARRNGMEVPRETQQRNENNDTRDLFNALEAAARFFQRNLEGSEKAKAYLDGRGVDAAIRTQFMIGYAPDGYSALKDALGTDERRMKLLDRAGLFSKNDRGHVYDKFRDRVMFPIHDRRGRVIAFGGRVLQKDDGPKYLNSPETALFHKGRELYGLWQVKQANQKIARLVVVEGYMDVVSLFQFGVKEAVATLGTATTPEHAELLFRNAPDVYFCFDGDAAGQRAAWRALESVLPRMKDGRQAFFLFLPDGEDPDTIVRQEGAAGFDARLQQAMPLSEFFFQELGKDIKLSTLDGRARLAERARPLLAQIPDGAFGDLMRQQLTVVTGVGAGSGATPSAAPAPTRRPPASNPGQKPSLVRHIIVRLLHKPALALAIESTHGFSGLRLPGMELLLELIALVHARPDITTGVLLEHFVERDEAAALQKLAMQELPGDEESWRMELLDAAVQLEKQMLQQRLEELQAKQRNVGLDEADKYELRTLLQARIGRH, from the coding sequence ATGGCCCGCATCCCCGACGCCTTCATCGACGAACTGCTCGCCCGGACGGATATCGTCGAGGTGGTGGGCGGGCGCGTGCCGCTGAAGCGGCAAGGCAAGGAATATTCGGCCTGCTGCCCGTTCCACGACGAACGCTCGCCGTCGTTCACGGTGTCGCCGACCAAGCAGTTCTACCACTGCTTCGGCTGCGGCGCGCACGGTACCGCGCTGTCGTTCCTGATGAACTACGACCGCCTCGAGTTCCTCGATGCGGTGGAAGAGCTGGCGCGCCGCAACGGCATGGAAGTGCCGCGCGAGACCCAGCAGCGCAACGAGAACAACGACACCCGCGACCTGTTCAATGCATTGGAAGCGGCGGCGCGCTTCTTCCAGCGCAACCTGGAGGGCAGCGAAAAGGCGAAGGCTTACCTCGATGGCCGCGGCGTGGATGCGGCGATCCGCACGCAGTTCATGATCGGCTACGCGCCGGACGGGTATTCGGCGCTGAAGGATGCGCTGGGTACCGACGAGCGCCGGATGAAGCTGCTCGACCGCGCCGGCCTGTTCTCGAAGAACGACCGCGGCCACGTCTACGACAAGTTCCGCGACCGGGTGATGTTCCCCATCCACGACCGGCGCGGCCGCGTGATCGCCTTCGGCGGCCGCGTGCTGCAGAAGGACGACGGCCCGAAGTACCTCAATTCGCCCGAGACCGCGCTGTTCCACAAGGGCCGCGAGCTGTACGGCCTGTGGCAGGTGAAGCAGGCCAACCAGAAGATCGCGCGGCTGGTGGTGGTCGAGGGCTACATGGACGTGGTCTCCCTGTTCCAATTCGGCGTGAAGGAAGCCGTCGCCACGCTGGGCACGGCGACTACGCCGGAGCATGCGGAGCTGCTGTTCCGCAATGCGCCCGACGTGTACTTCTGCTTCGATGGCGACGCCGCCGGCCAGCGCGCCGCATGGCGCGCACTGGAATCGGTGCTGCCGCGCATGAAGGACGGTCGGCAGGCGTTCTTCCTGTTCCTGCCCGATGGCGAGGATCCCGACACCATCGTGCGGCAGGAAGGCGCCGCAGGGTTCGACGCGCGCCTGCAACAGGCGATGCCGCTGTCGGAGTTCTTCTTCCAGGAACTGGGCAAGGACATCAAGCTGTCCACGCTCGACGGCAGGGCACGCCTGGCCGAGCGCGCTCGCCCGTTGCTGGCACAGATTCCCGATGGTGCGTTCGGCGACCTGATGCGCCAGCAACTCACCGTGGTGACGGGCGTGGGCGCCGGCAGCGGTGCGACGCCATCGGCCGCACCCGCGCCGACCCGCCGTCCGCCCGCGTCGAACCCGGGCCAGAAGCCGAGCCTCGTCCGCCACATCATCGTGCGCCTGTTGCACAAGCCCGCGCTCGCGCTGGCGATCGAGTCGACGCACGGCTTTTCGGGCCTGCGTCTGCCCGGCATGGAGCTGTTGTTGGAACTGATCGCACTGGTCCACGCGCGCCCCGATATCACCACCGGGGTGCTGCTCGAGCATTTCGTCGAACGCGACGAAGCCGCCGCGCTGCAGAAGCTGGCGATGCAGGAGCTCCCCGGCGATGAAGAAAGCTGGCGGATGGAGCTGCTCGACGCCGCCGTGCAGCTCGAGAAGCAGATGCTCCAGCAACGGCTTGAGGAACTGCAGGCCAAGCAACGCAACGTCGGGCTCGACGAAGCCGACAAGTACGAACTGCGTACCCTGCTGCAGGCCCGCATCGGCCGTCACTGA